Proteins encoded within one genomic window of Caldisericota bacterium:
- a CDS encoding Gmad2 immunoglobulin-like domain-containing protein, producing MKKIVALVFSMFVLLLAMQGCKTEQKNLILNNASVNEDGTVHIEGEAIAFEGTVNIEVTDNEGNICFAGFTTTDAKEPSQYGTFKKDIVLTLFPQSDQITLKCFLISAKDGTTTEKEEKTLSYNIEHQLVNIYLPNSVKNPEMLDCEKVYPLERRIKKESEVPAVDTLQFLINGPTEKEKELGYLDPLIPQNTSINYVKIEGESVVVDFGKEFLSITGGSCKVQAIRAEIEQTVKQFYPDYNVIISANGNMEEVLQP from the coding sequence ATGAAAAAAATTGTTGCATTAGTTTTTAGTATGTTTGTTTTGCTGTTAGCAATGCAGGGTTGTAAAACTGAACAGAAAAATCTTATACTAAACAATGCATCGGTCAACGAAGACGGCACTGTGCATATCGAAGGAGAGGCAATAGCATTTGAAGGAACCGTAAACATAGAAGTAACGGATAATGAAGGCAACATCTGTTTCGCTGGTTTTACAACTACAGATGCAAAAGAACCATCCCAATACGGTACATTCAAAAAGGACATAGTCCTAACGCTCTTTCCGCAATCAGATCAGATTACGTTAAAATGTTTCCTTATCTCGGCAAAAGATGGTACAACTACAGAAAAAGAGGAAAAAACCCTTTCCTACAATATAGAGCATCAATTAGTAAATATCTATCTTCCAAACAGTGTAAAAAACCCTGAAATGCTGGATTGCGAAAAAGTATATCCGCTTGAAAGAAGAATAAAGAAAGAAAGTGAAGTTCCAGCCGTTGACACACTACAATTCCTAATCAATGGGCCAACTGAAAAAGAAAAAGAATTAGGATATCTGGACCCGCTAATCCCGCAAAACACAAGTATAAATTACGTAAAAATTGAAGGCGAAAGCGTAGTTGTAGATTTTGGAAAAGAATTTCTCAGCATAACCGGTGGCTCGTGCAAAGTACAAGCTATACGCGCCGAGATAGAACAAACAGTAAAACAATTTTACCCGGATTACAATGTAATCATCTCAGCAAATGGAAACATG
- a CDS encoding HAD family hydrolase has product MKRKTICCVIFDLDGTLFDAPYDWTKIKQTLEVPKGEGILSFIEKLPDKIKEKKMHMLNAIEEEATRKGKLKDGVQELLNELKRKKIKRVLLTNNLLRNVRYIARKYGIDFDMVITREMGMTKPGNAAILYILKEFGLNENEVIFVGDSIYDVKSANLSKISMIIVGEMPIKGNFIRVKDIA; this is encoded by the coding sequence ATGAAAAGAAAAACAATTTGTTGTGTCATTTTTGATTTGGATGGAACGCTCTTTGATGCGCCATATGATTGGACAAAGATAAAACAGACTCTTGAGGTGCCTAAAGGGGAGGGGATTCTTTCTTTCATAGAAAAGCTGCCTGATAAGATAAAAGAAAAAAAGATGCATATGTTAAATGCAATTGAAGAAGAAGCAACCAGAAAAGGCAAGTTAAAAGACGGGGTACAAGAGCTGCTTAATGAGCTCAAAAGAAAAAAAATAAAAAGAGTTCTTCTGACAAACAATCTTTTGCGGAATGTTCGTTACATTGCAAGAAAGTACGGGATAGATTTTGATATGGTAATTACCCGTGAGATGGGGATGACAAAGCCTGGGAATGCTGCAATCCTTTATATTTTAAAAGAATTTGGCTTAAATGAAAATGAGGTTATTTTTGTGGGGGACAGTATTTATGATGTAAAATCAGCAAATCTGTCAAAAATTTCTATGATTATTGTAGGGGAAATGCCAATCAAAGGAAATTTTATACGCGTGAAAGACATAGC